A window of the Drosophila simulans strain w501 chromosome 2L, Prin_Dsim_3.1, whole genome shotgun sequence genome harbors these coding sequences:
- the LOC6732836 gene encoding uncharacterized protein LOC6732836, with protein MTWKTFTLLPLLLAAGLANPLSSTTEPSTPPAPNPDVPQIIKEEHFPAMAPPQALESSGSSGQPIMLQPPLESVSAAEDALRRRTITYDQRQEGQYNIRADLENFMILLIPPGPQEGISLLELLGRGNTKGSGPLKRKHPARSNSLKSFYQKSHLQKLQQQQNQRQSSPAAHLPEFIEGRTPYHVDISASDPEQAQRLQRQQVDVLPPQLIPMPQLIKPFHLEAEPELIQALPPVSASSSAGSNLLESFNHPGSQYFRSSRSLRGDSYLDTNRLTGGDYASPRSISAPIYRSDLGRGANGLYPPIDAPTYFADQSRSWQLDEEPTRAQAVEPEIVSFDLLADDDLAESRTLLRDGLARCARGERRDSYGECRQIEGY; from the coding sequence ATGACCTGGAAGACTTTCACGCTTCTACCCCTGCTTTTGGCAGCAGGCCTAGCCAATCCCTTGAGCTCCACAACGGAGCCATCTACCCCACCAGCTCCCAATCCCGACGTGCCGCAGATCATCAAGGAGGAGCACTTCCCGGCCATGGCCCCGCCCCAGGCTCTGGAGTCCAGTGGATCCAGTGGGCAACCCATTATGCTGCAACCTCCTCTCGAATCGGTCAGCGCTGCTGAGGACGCACTGCGTCGCCGCACAATCACGTACGATCAGCGCCAGGAGGGGCAGTACAACATTCGCGCTGATCTGGAGAACTTCATGATCCTCCTGATCCCACCTGGACCGCAGGAGGGCATCAgcctgctggagctgctgggtCGCGGAAACACCAAGGGCAGTGGACCGCTCAAGCGCAAACATCCCGCGAGGAGCAACTCACTGAAGTCCTTCTACCAGAAGAGTCATCTGCagaagttgcagcagcaacagaaccAGCGCCAATCCTCGCCAGCGGCGCATCTGCCGGAGTTCATTGAGGGTCGAACGCCCTATCACGTGGACATCTCAGCCAGCGATCCGGAGCAGGCTCAACGCCTGCAGCGCCAGCAGGTGGACGTACTGCCTCCGCAACTGATACCCATGCCGCAGCTAATTAAGCCCTTCCACTTGGAGGCGGAACCGGAGTTGATTCAGGCTCTGCCCCCCGTgtccgccagcagcagcgccgGCTCTAATCTCCTCGAGAGCTTCAACCATCCCGGATCGCAGTACTTCCGCAGCTCCCGATCCCTGAGAGGCGATAGCTATTTGGATACCAATCGCCTGACCGGCGGCGACTATGCCAGCCCGCGCTCCATTAGTGCGCCCATTTACCGCAGCGATCTTGGCAGAGGAGCCAATGGCCTTTACCCCCCTATCGACGCACCCACCTACTTCGCGGACCAATCGCGCTCCTGGCAACTGGACGAGGAACCCACTCGGGCACAAGCGGTGGAGCCGGAGATCGTAAGCTTCGATCTGCTGGCCGACGACGACCTGGCCGAGTCGCGAACCCTCCTCCGGGACGGACTGGCGCGCTGCGCTCGCGGAGAACGGCGTGATAGCTACGGCGAATGTCGCCAGATCGAGGGCTACTAA
- the LOC6732835 gene encoding ethanolaminephosphotransferase 1, whose translation MRQLFRRLMNHQYLTQDQINGFDNYKYSAIDTSPLSQYVMHPFWDWLVKFFPRWFAPNLMTFLGFLFSAMNLVLLSYYDWNFEASSGEEGTTPIPTWVWLCTAINIFLAYTLDGIDGKQARRIGLSGPLGELFDHGLDSYTAMLIPTCLYSIFGRSRVYSVRPMRMYYVCLTVYFNFFISHWEKYNTGILYLPWGYDLSMWGSTAMYLVTWWMGFERWKFELPLGSYGTLPLGNVMEAVLHVSAMANLPLVIINVYNSYAHRTGRLLSFWEAVRPMWPFITYFVILLAWPYLSPNDIMEKDPRAIFMLSGTIFSNVSCRLIVSQMSVTRCEAWHWQTPMFVLSFLTSLWMPLLERPLLYLLLIVTTLSHWQYGASVVNQMCEHFNRVCFTVHKRVPQEELPKKKTLLAEEISQADKPHAEEPLKKEK comes from the exons ATGAGGCAACTATTCAGACGATTGATGAACCACCAGTATTTGACGCAGGACCAGATCAATGGGTTCGACAACTACAAG TACAGTGCCATTGATACCTCACCGCTGAGTCAGTATGTGATGCATCCCTTTTGGGATTGGCTAGTTAAG TTCTTTCCGCGCTGGTTTGCGCCCAACCTGATGACCTTTCTGGGCTTCCTGTTCAGCGCCATGAACCTGGTGCTGCTCTCCTACTACGACTGGAACTTTGAAGCCAGTTCCGGCGAGGAGGGCACCACCCCCATTCCGACGTGGGTCTGGCTCTGCACGGCCATCAACATCTTTTTGGCCTACACCCTGGACGGGATCGATGGCAAACAGGCCCGCCGCATTGGATTATCTGGTCCGCTGGGCGAGCTCTTTGATCACGGATTGGATTCATATACCGCCATGTTGATCCCGACGTGTCTGTACAGCATTTTTGGACGCAGCCGCGTGTATTCGGTGCGACCCATGAGGATGTACTACGTCTGCCTAACGGTCTACTTCAACTTCTTCATTTCGCACTGGGAGAAGTACAACACGGGCATCCTCTATCTGCCCTGGGGCTATGACCTCAGCATGTGGGGCAGCACCGCCATGTACCTGGTCACCTGGTGGATGGGCTTCGAGCGCTGGAAGTTCGAACTGCCGCTGGGATCCTACGGAACCCTGCCATTGGGCAATGTCATGGAGGCAGTGCTGCATGTCAGTGCTATGGCGAATCTTCCACTAGTCATCATTAACGTCTACAA CTCTTATGCGCATCGCACAGGTCGCCTACTGTCCTTTTGGGAGGCCGTTCGACCCATGTGGCCCTTCATCACCTACTTCGTCATACTGCTCGCCTGGCCATATTTATCCCCGAACGACATCATGGAAAAGGATCCACGCGCTATTTTCATGCTTAGCGGCACAATCTTTTCCAACGTCAGC TGTCGTTTGATTGTCTCACAGATGTCCGTGACGAGATGCGAGGCCTGGCATTGGCAGACGCCAATGTTTGTCCTTTCCTTCTTGACGAGCCTGTGGATGCCGCTGCTGGAGAGGCCCTTGCTGTACTTGCTTCTGATTGTGACCACGTTGAGCCACTGGCAATACGGGGCCAGCGTGGTAAACCAGATGTGCGAGCATTTCAACCGGGTCTGCTTCACGGTCCACAAGCGCGTGCCGCAGGAGGAGCTCCCCAAGAAGAAGACTCTGCTGGCAGAGGAAATCAGCCAGGCAGATAAACCACACGCGGAGGAGCCATTGAAGAAAGAGAAATAA
- the LOC27206770 gene encoding uncharacterized protein LOC27206770 yields the protein MPPFCCGGRRCAKDLVDENLNEGGRDSLKEPIYTTTAEYERPLSLKFYARHDWPYFNCTLQEGQRIREKLDPVSLQNARKMISLDKGVDEEYEMKHKTPQPMTVNQIYGWYSDRAHRYLRRDRGTFVFPHENDPMIEQILRNKLKRS from the coding sequence ATGCCACCCTTTTGTTGTGGTGGCCGCCGCTGTGCCAAGGACTTGGTGGATGAAAATCTGAACGAAGGTGGTCGCGACTCGCTGAAGGAGCCGATATACACCACGACCGCGGAGTATGAACGACCATTGTCCCTGAAGTTCTATGCCCGCCACGACTGGCCGTATTTTAATTGCACGCTCCAAGAGGGGCAGCGCATACGGGAGAAACTTGACCCGGTGTCACTGCAGAACGCACGTAAAATGATCAGCCTGGACAAGGGCGTGGACGAGGAGTACGAGATGAAGCACAAGACGCCGCAGCCCATGACTGTCAACCAGATATACGGATGGTACTCGGATAGAGCCCACCGCTATCTGAGGCGCGACCGCGGCACATTCGTCTTTCCTCACGAGAACGATCCCATGATTGAGCAAATTTTAAGGAACAAACTCAAACGCTCTTAA